The Microscilla marina ATCC 23134 nucleotide sequence TTTCCAGTATCAGTGTTTCTAAATAATGAAGCTGACCAATGTTGGCGGGCAATGAGCTTAGTTGATTGTATCCCAAATGCAAAAAACGAAGCTTTTTTAGATTGTTGATAGTTTCCGGAATTTTGAGTAACCTATTTCCTTCAAAATTAGCTTCCTGCAACTGCTCCAGTGCCCCTATGCTATCAGGCAGGTCTACCAACTGGTTATAACTCAAATCTATACTCTTTAATTTTTTAAGGTAAATCAGGCTTTTGGGTAAAACGCTGATGTGGTCGTGCTTAATAGCGAGTTGTTGTAGTTGAATAAAATCTCCTATCCATTCAGGCAATGCTTGCCACTGTGTGTGTTGTATAACGAGCGTTTCTAACCAAGGTACTTTAGAGATTTGCAGAGCCATTTGGTGAATGTTCCCCCCTCCCGTTTTCAATGCTTTCAGGTTTTTTAGTTGACTAAAACCTTCTGGTAAATATTGAATTGGATTATTGATCAGGTCAAGCTCTTGTAAGTGAGTCAACCGAGATAGGGACGCTGGCAGAGAAGTAAGTTGATTATCAGCTAAATATAATGCATTAAGCTGTAGCATATCTCCCAAGTGGGCAGGCAAACTTTGGAGTAGGTTATGGTTCAAGTGTAACTCTTCAATTTGCCCAAGTTTTGTGATGGCAACGGGTAAACTTTTTAGGCGATTGTAAGACAAATACAAGGCTTTGAGTTGAGTAAGCTTTCCTATACTTTCGGGGAGTTTGAAGAGTACATTACGGCTTGCCACAAGTTTTTGCAAAGAGGTAAGTGAACCTAACTGACTAGGCAAAGTGCTTAAATTTAGGTCTGATATAGTGAGCAGGGTTACCTGCAAACGCTGTAATACCTGCCATTGCCTAATCAACAGTTGTAGTTCCCGTTTATGTACAAGGGTCAGGCTAGCTAATGTAAGGTTTTGTGCCACAGCAAGCCAATCTAATTTATGCTCCAGGCAAAACAACAAGGCTGTTTTTACCTTACAGTAAGGGTTATGAGTCAGTAGCATTTTCAATAGTTCCACTCCGTCAACCTCTGGGTATTTTATAAGCCTTTTGAATATGCGAAAAACTTGTTTGGGATCTAAAGTACTGTACAACGATTCTTGACTAAATTTTTGATTTGCCAGCTTGTCAAAAAATAGCCTGGCTTTGTTTTGAATGGTAGCATCCTCGTGAAAATAACTCAAAAACAATAAAGTAGAGGTGAGCTCAGGTGCAGGCGAATAGGCAGGTAATAGCTCAAAACCTAGCAGAATATTAGCACTTTCGCTACTTTGTAACAACTTCTTTAAGTTACCTATGGCAGTCATTTATTTCCCTTTTTCTGTTTGTTAAAAGGTACTAAAAAGATACTTGTGTTTGGGGCAACCAATCAGTGATTCGTTGTTTTTCGTGTGTTGGAATAGGGTTTTTATCCAATAATAAAAAACGCAACCCCCGCAGTTTCTGTATAGTCTGGGGCAGTTTAGTAAGCTGGTTGTTTTTTAGGTTGAGCGCATACAAACTGCGCATATTACCTATGCTTTTAGGCAATTGGGTAAGTTGATTTCCTTCAAGGTTCAAATGAACTACTTTACTTAATTGCCCTATACTTTCAGGCAATTGGGTAAGTTGATTTCCTTCAAGGTTCAAATGAACTACTTTACTTAATTGCCCTATACTTTCAGGCAAAGCAGTTAATGCGTTATAGTTCAATGACAGTAAAAATAATTTTTTCAAGTCATATATGATTTTGGGCAATTCAGTTAGCTTATTACCATCCACACTTAATTGATGTAAATTTTTAAGTTTGCCCAGTGACTTAGGTAATACTTGTAATTGATTGTAACTCAGGTTGAGCAAGCTAAGTCGGTGAAGGTTACCTATCCCTGGTGGTAGGTGAGTAAGTTTATTACCATCCACACTTAATTGATGTAAATTTTTAAGTTTGCCCAGTGACTTAGGTAATACTTGTAGTTGATTGTAACTCAGGTTGAGCAAGCTAAGTTGCTGAAGGTTACTTAGCTTTGGTGGTAGGTGAGTAAGCTTATTATAGGTCAGTTTTAGCTGAGTTAATGTTAATATTTGAGTAACCTGTTGGGGGAGACATGACAATTGATTTTGTTCAAGGTTTAACTCGCGTAGCTCGCTTAGTTTACCTATAGTGGCAGGCAAAGCGTCCAGTTGGTTGCGGGCAACCGACAATACCATCAGTTGAGCAAGATTGCCTATGCTGTCAGGTAGTTTTTTCAAGTGATTGTTGCTTAAACTCAAGTGGGAAAGCTTACGCAGATTGCCTATACTTTCTGGCAAATGTTTTAATTGATTTTTCTGAAGTTTTAAATATACCAGTGACGATAACTTGGTGATTACAGCTGGGAATTTTTCTATTCGGTTATTGTCGAGTGCCAGTTTTCCTATTTGCTTTAGTTGCTGCATAGACTCAGGTAGTTGTTGTATACGACAAGACGAAAGGGTAAGGTTTTGTAAATTGCTCAAGGTTCCCATTGTTTCAGGCAATGCCTTGATCCGATCTGATTTGAGAGTAAACGTCACAAGTTTTGAAAGTTTGCCTATATTGACAGGTACACAATGAAACTTATTACCACTTAGGTTGAGTGATTTTAGAGTGGTAAGGTGGGTTATTGCCAAAGGAAACTCTGTCAGTTGATTATTGTTTAGGTTGAGTTCCTGTAGGTGGGTTAATTGGTTTATTTCAGTAGGTATTTCAGTCAAACGGTTGCTTTGCAAGCACAGAGTTTGGATTTTTGGGATTTGAAATACCAACGGAGGTAGTTTTTCCAATCCAAACTCCAACAAGTTGAGCGTAGAAGATGACAACACTGGATGCTTAAGGTTTTGTATGTCAATGAGATTATGCTTCAAACCAAACCTATAGCCTCGGTTAATGTGTGCTATGGCAATAGACACAATCTCTTTGGCATTTACTAAAGGCGATTTACAAAACTGATTTAAAAAGTCAGATACGTCATGTTCACCCGAATAATGTTGGTAATGCAGCTTTTTAGTAAAGCGCGTAAACCCTAAAGAAGCATGTTCAGCAAACACTGTTTTCATTATTTCCTTTACTACGTTGTTTCGATGAAATAGCGATAAAACATAAATATAGCCCAACATAGACAAGGGTACCCCATTACCAGCCATAATTTGAACTGCCTGCCCTATGTTTGTCAGATCGTTGCTGTTAATCAATTGCTTGAGCTTTTTTGTATATATGCTTTTGTCCAAAGTTCCATCCATCATAGTATTATTAAAGTATGCTTGTTCAATAAGTGTAGTAGCTCTGTTCTATCTTTGAATTATATAATAATAAAAAAATAACTAAAAATAAGGCGAAACAGGCAGGTTATTCATTTTGGATAAACCACCATTGATACTTAGGGTGATTTTTTTTACTTTTTGGCAAAACAAATTTACAATTAAATTGTTATTTTTGTTGTGCCCTCCTCATTTTCATAATAAATAATCTACTTTTTACTTACATAAAACCCTGAAAAGATATGAATTTTACTATTTTTGTAAAACTCAATACTTACTATTTAAAATTACTCTTCATTGATAAGAGAGTTTTAAAGATTCAACGCATTATATGGCAAAAAAACACAAACATGTCCTACACAAAGAAAACTATCTAGGGAATTTACAATTTGACTTACCCGCTGGCTTAGTAGTTTTTCTGGTAGCTATCCCCCTTTGTTTGGGCATAGCACTAGGTTCACAACCCAAAGATGCCGGCTTAAGTTTCCCTATTTTCGCTGGTATTATTTCGGGTATTATTGGTGGCATCATTGTTCCCATTCTTAGTCAATCGCAACTGAGTGTAAGTGGTCCAGCTGCCGGGCTTACTGCGGTTGTAGCTGCTGGTGTATTTACTATTGGTTCATTTAATGGCTTTTTAGTAGCAGTATTTCTTGCCGGGCTTATTCAAATATTACTAGGTGTTTTACGTGCAGGTTTCATTGCTTATTATATTCCCTCCTCTGTCATTAAAGGAATGTTAGCAGCCATTGGTATCACACTTATTCTCAAAGAACTCCCCCACGCCATAGGTTACGACCCCAAACAATTTTCTCTTGCCTTTCATGACAACAGCCACGAAAACACATTTACTGCCATTGTACACGCTACTGAGCATGTAGAATGGGGAGCATTGATTATTACAGTTATTTCGCTCATTATTATGATTACCTGGGACTACAGTCGCTTAAAAGACTTTAGATGGGTGCCTAGTGCGCTTATTGTAGTAGTATTAGGAATAGTATTAAACGAAGTAGTATTAAATGGTGCCTTGCCTGCGTTGAAGCTTAACAACACACACAGGGTAAGTTTGCCTACCGAAGGCATTTTGAGTGGCTTATCGTTTCCTAATTGGGATTATTTATTTAAAAAAGAAGTGTGGATTATAGCAGTAACCATTGGTCTGATTGCCAGTGTTGAGACCCTTCTTACTGTAGAGGCAGTAGATAAATTAGACCCTTATAAACGGAAATCGCCCTTAGACAGAGAGCTGATTGCACAGGGATTGGGTAACACAATCGCTGGATTGATTGGAGGCTTGCCTATCACATCTGTAATTGTACGGAGTTCAGCAAGTATCAATGCTGGAGGACGTACCAAGATGGCTGCTTTTTTCCATGGGTTATTTTTGCTTATATCAGTGTTGTTTATCGCCCGTTACCTAAACCTGGTTCCATTGGCAAGTTTGGCGGCTATTTTATTAGTAGTAGGCTACAAGTTGGCAAAACCTTCAGTGTTTAAGCTTATTTATAAAAAAGGTTGGGAGCAATTTATCCCTTTTCTTATTACGATTGTTTCTATACTCCTGACCGATCTACTGGTAGGAGTCACCATTGGTATTGTAGTAGGACTGTTTTTTGTAATTCGTTCTAATTTTCATTCTTCTATTTCGGTTACCAAAGACGGCGATCATGTATTGGTTCGTTTCAACAAAGATGCTTCTTTCCTGAACAAACCTTTGCTGTTGGATGCCCTCGAGAGCATAGAAGAGAACAGTCACGTAGTGATAGATGGCACTCGTGCCCAATATATGGATAGCGATATATCCGAACTACTGGATGAGTTTCAACAAGAAGCCAAACTTAAAAACATTAAAGTTGAACTACGCAATGTCACCAAGTTGATCCCTGTGTAGTCTTCATCAGGAAAACATAAAAACCAAGCAATAATATCAGGCAACCTGCCTGATATTGTCGCTTTTTTTATAGCATTTCTTTTAGTTTTTCTGTAAAAATATAGTCAAGAATTTGTTGGGTTTGGTTGGGGTAATCTTTATGTACTATGGGAGTGTGAGCTAACCAATCTTTGAGTGTTTCGCTAAAGTCTTTGTTTATTTTTCGTACTACTTTTATTCCTAAACGTCGCATTGCTTCAGCATTACACCATTGTTCATACTGTCCCAAAATAGGCAAAACCAATAGTTTTTTGCCTAAGGTAATGGCCTCAGCGGGACCCTCAAAACCAGCCCCAGTAATCATTCCTGATCCACTGGCAAGGCTTTGCATGAATGCCTGCCCGTCTATAGGGTGCAAGGTTACATTTTTATGTATTTCTTTGTGAGTACAATGTTTAGAGAATAAGTCAAAGCGTGTATCGGTAACTTTGAGCAGGTGAGGCACTACTTGCTGGTGATGGTAGTGCGATAAATAAATAGTATAGTGGTTTTGCTGATCAAAAGGAAGAGTATATAACTCTTTACGTAAGATAGGCAGGAAAATATTCTGGTCGTATTTATCAAAGTGTAAGCCTACATAATGGCTTGCTGGGGCATAACGTTTCAATACTGCTTCACCTATCAGGTCAAAATGCTTAGGGCGTGGTACAGCCTTAGATTGAAACGATGCTTGATGCCCAAAACCCAGGCAAGGTTTTTTTTTGAGACGACAAGCCCAGGCAGTAATAGGTTCAAAGTCATTGAGTACCACATCATACTGTTCTATTGGAAACTGTCTCATTTCTTTGTATGCCCTGCTAAACTGCAGCTCACGCAGGGTAGTCCAATAAGCAAGCCCTCCTTTTTTGGTATAGCTAAAAGTAATGCCTTTACTTTTATACTTAATATCATAAGGTATTTTTACCTGTGATTTGTTGCCACTCAAAAACACATCAACCTCCCCGTACTGTTGTAATAAAGGAATAAGTTCTATGGCCCGGCTTACATGCCCATTGCCTGTGCCTTGTACTGCGTACAAAATTTTCATTGGTTTTTGGCTTGCTTAATAACCATCAAACCTACAAAGCGTTTGCCTGAAACCCAAATGTCACTTCTTGAAACCAGGTCTTATACAATGTTATTACAGCAATTCCCTGGTTTGTATACAGTTAAAATTATTTAAACAAACACTGTTTCGTGAATTACTTTTTCTATGTGAAAATTTTCTTCTTTAGACTTCATCTTTGTTTGTTTCTTATCTTTTTTGACTTGTGTTTCATCGTATTGGTACAACTTCCAGGTACCATTGTTATACTCCAACGACGTTAGGTTTTCTATCCAGTCTCCGCTGTTTAAATACAATACCTCTCCTTGTTTTTGGGTGTTTTGCATTACTTTTATCTGTGGTTGGTGAATGTGTCCACATATCAAATAGTCAAAGTTATTCTCAATGGCAAGGTCAGAAGCTACCTGTTCGAAGTCTTGAATATATTTGATGGCACTTTTTACACTATTTTTGATCCGTTTGGAAAGCGACATCTTCTCTCTGCCCATTTTGGTAAGCACAAAATTAACTAAGCTATTGAGCATAATAAGTAAGTCGTAGCCAATGCCTCCTAAACGGGCTAACCATTTGGCGTTTTTCATTGTTGCATCAAACACATCTCCGTGAAAAATCCAAGCTTTTTTATCGTCTATAGTCAGTGACATCTTGTCTAACAAGTGAAAGTTGCCAATGCTGGCGTTAGAAAAACGGCGTAACATTTCGTCGTGGTTTCCAGTGAGGTAATATACTTCGGTGCCATCCAGCAACATATTGATTACTTGTTTGATTACGGCAAAGTGAGTTTTAGGCCAAAATCGTTTGTTAAACTGCCAAATGTCTATAATATCACCGTTGAGAATAAGCTTCTTAGGCTTGATGCTTTTTAGGTAGCGGGTAAGTTCTTTTGATTGGCAACCATAGGTGCCTAAGTGTACATCAGAAATTACTACAATTTCTACATCTCTTTTGTTCATAATGTATGGAGTATGGAGTGTAGGTCAAATGTAGGATTTTTTTAAGACGAATCGGTTAGCGCAAGGTCAAGCTTATTTTATCGAAAAAGCAAGGATAGGAACAAATGCAATCTCCAGACAACCTTACCTTAGCACTGACTTAATACTAAGGTAACTTTTTTAAAACTTCACCTTCCTATAAATATCTTTAACCGTTAGATGGAGGTTCAATTGTACAAGTGTGATGGTATCTTCAGGTTGTTGATAGGTGGTATATTTCCAAAAACCTTCTTGTCGTTCGTATACTTCTACAAAATACTTGTATTGATCGATGAGTATATAATAACGCAAAGAAGGTATGCGCATATAAGTATTTTGCTTTTGGTCTTTGTCATATTGCCGGGTAGACTTAGACAAAACCTCTACCACCAAAGAGGGGGATGTGATCTTGTGATCTTGCCCATCTTCTAAGTCTTTTGGGGCACAGGTATACACTACATCTGGGTATACATAATGGGTATTAGCTAATATTTCTACTTTGATGTCGCCAGTGAAAACATCGCAGTCATCAGAAATTAAGTTGTCGATAAGGTGATGAGTATTATTGGCAATACGGTTATGATTGATTGTACCGCCTGACATGGCAAATACTTCTCCATGATAGTACTCATAACGTGTACCGTCGGTTTGCTCCAAATCAAGGTACTCTGGGTAAGAATAATGTGTTTGTTTAGGTTTTGCTTGTCCCATAATATTTTGCTTTTGTCAAATATACATAAAATTCTTCATAACATTTTACCCCCACGGCTAGTTTAGCAGGCAGTGTAAAAATTGTATTTTCACCCAAAAAACATTCATTATTATGTTAGGAATATTTAAGAAAAAAACTGCCAAACAAAAATTAGAAGCCAAGTACCAAAAATTACTCAAAGAAGCTTATGACCTATCAACGACCAATCGTATGGCAAGCGACCAAAAACAGGCTGAAGCAGCAGAAGTGCTTAAGCAAATAGAGGCAATGGAATAGTAGGGGGGCAAGCTTTTTTTGAAGAAAAAATAAAAATTGATGTAACCTTCTGTATTTGCTGAAGTTACCCCTACTAAATGACTTAATAAAACAGGAGGTGCACTTGGATGCTATTTCAGACAATGGATTGATGCTTAAAGTAAAGAATGGCGATGTAGACAAGTTGGGGTTGCTTTTTGAACGCTACAATAA carries:
- a CDS encoding leucine-rich repeat domain-containing protein; amino-acid sequence: MTAIGNLKKLLQSSESANILLGFELLPAYSPAPELTSTLLFLSYFHEDATIQNKARLFFDKLANQKFSQESLYSTLDPKQVFRIFKRLIKYPEVDGVELLKMLLTHNPYCKVKTALLFCLEHKLDWLAVAQNLTLASLTLVHKRELQLLIRQWQVLQRLQVTLLTISDLNLSTLPSQLGSLTSLQKLVASRNVLFKLPESIGKLTQLKALYLSYNRLKSLPVAITKLGQIEELHLNHNLLQSLPAHLGDMLQLNALYLADNQLTSLPASLSRLTHLQELDLINNPIQYLPEGFSQLKNLKALKTGGGNIHQMALQISKVPWLETLVIQHTQWQALPEWIGDFIQLQQLAIKHDHISVLPKSLIYLKKLKSIDLSYNQLVDLPDSIGALEQLQEANFEGNRLLKIPETINNLKKLRFLHLGYNQLSSLPANIGQLHYLETLILENNQLKSLPVTQGDFPRLHTLLLAGNPIKAQEIERLKLALPHTIIY
- a CDS encoding leucine-rich repeat domain-containing protein, which gives rise to MMDGTLDKSIYTKKLKQLINSNDLTNIGQAVQIMAGNGVPLSMLGYIYVLSLFHRNNVVKEIMKTVFAEHASLGFTRFTKKLHYQHYSGEHDVSDFLNQFCKSPLVNAKEIVSIAIAHINRGYRFGLKHNLIDIQNLKHPVLSSSTLNLLEFGLEKLPPLVFQIPKIQTLCLQSNRLTEIPTEINQLTHLQELNLNNNQLTEFPLAITHLTTLKSLNLSGNKFHCVPVNIGKLSKLVTFTLKSDRIKALPETMGTLSNLQNLTLSSCRIQQLPESMQQLKQIGKLALDNNRIEKFPAVITKLSSLVYLKLQKNQLKHLPESIGNLRKLSHLSLSNNHLKKLPDSIGNLAQLMVLSVARNQLDALPATIGKLSELRELNLEQNQLSCLPQQVTQILTLTQLKLTYNKLTHLPPKLSNLQQLSLLNLSYNQLQVLPKSLGKLKNLHQLSVDGNKLTHLPPGIGNLHRLSLLNLSYNQLQVLPKSLGKLKNLHQLSVDGNKLTELPKIIYDLKKLFLLSLNYNALTALPESIGQLSKVVHLNLEGNQLTQLPESIGQLSKVVHLNLEGNQLTQLPKSIGNMRSLYALNLKNNQLTKLPQTIQKLRGLRFLLLDKNPIPTHEKQRITDWLPQTQVSF
- a CDS encoding SulP family inorganic anion transporter: MAKKHKHVLHKENYLGNLQFDLPAGLVVFLVAIPLCLGIALGSQPKDAGLSFPIFAGIISGIIGGIIVPILSQSQLSVSGPAAGLTAVVAAGVFTIGSFNGFLVAVFLAGLIQILLGVLRAGFIAYYIPSSVIKGMLAAIGITLILKELPHAIGYDPKQFSLAFHDNSHENTFTAIVHATEHVEWGALIITVISLIIMITWDYSRLKDFRWVPSALIVVVLGIVLNEVVLNGALPALKLNNTHRVSLPTEGILSGLSFPNWDYLFKKEVWIIAVTIGLIASVETLLTVEAVDKLDPYKRKSPLDRELIAQGLGNTIAGLIGGLPITSVIVRSSASINAGGRTKMAAFFHGLFLLISVLFIARYLNLVPLASLAAILLVVGYKLAKPSVFKLIYKKGWEQFIPFLITIVSILLTDLLVGVTIGIVVGLFFVIRSNFHSSISVTKDGDHVLVRFNKDASFLNKPLLLDALESIEENSHVVIDGTRAQYMDSDISELLDEFQQEAKLKNIKVELRNVTKLIPV
- a CDS encoding glycosyltransferase family protein; protein product: MKILYAVQGTGNGHVSRAIELIPLLQQYGEVDVFLSGNKSQVKIPYDIKYKSKGITFSYTKKGGLAYWTTLRELQFSRAYKEMRQFPIEQYDVVLNDFEPITAWACRLKKKPCLGFGHQASFQSKAVPRPKHFDLIGEAVLKRYAPASHYVGLHFDKYDQNIFLPILRKELYTLPFDQQNHYTIYLSHYHHQQVVPHLLKVTDTRFDLFSKHCTHKEIHKNVTLHPIDGQAFMQSLASGSGMITGAGFEGPAEAITLGKKLLVLPILGQYEQWCNAEAMRRLGIKVVRKINKDFSETLKDWLAHTPIVHKDYPNQTQQILDYIFTEKLKEML
- a CDS encoding UDP-2,3-diacylglucosamine diphosphatase, whose product is MNKRDVEIVVISDVHLGTYGCQSKELTRYLKSIKPKKLILNGDIIDIWQFNKRFWPKTHFAVIKQVINMLLDGTEVYYLTGNHDEMLRRFSNASIGNFHLLDKMSLTIDDKKAWIFHGDVFDATMKNAKWLARLGGIGYDLLIMLNSLVNFVLTKMGREKMSLSKRIKNSVKSAIKYIQDFEQVASDLAIENNFDYLICGHIHQPQIKVMQNTQKQGEVLYLNSGDWIENLTSLEYNNGTWKLYQYDETQVKKDKKQTKMKSKEENFHIEKVIHETVFV
- a CDS encoding Uma2 family endonuclease, translated to MGQAKPKQTHYSYPEYLDLEQTDGTRYEYYHGEVFAMSGGTINHNRIANNTHHLIDNLISDDCDVFTGDIKVEILANTHYVYPDVVYTCAPKDLEDGQDHKITSPSLVVEVLSKSTRQYDKDQKQNTYMRIPSLRYYILIDQYKYFVEVYERQEGFWKYTTYQQPEDTITLVQLNLHLTVKDIYRKVKF
- a CDS encoding Lacal_2735 family protein; amino-acid sequence: MLGIFKKKTAKQKLEAKYQKLLKEAYDLSTTNRMASDQKQAEAAEVLKQIEAME